One genomic segment of Photobacterium sp. DA100 includes these proteins:
- the ispA gene encoding (2E,6E)-farnesyl diphosphate synthase → MSQSLQFYQARSNQQLGDWIDTQPFADLPLIKAMKHGALLGGKRARPFLTYVTGEMLGASVADLDTPAAAVECIHAYSLIHDDLPAMDDDDLRRGQPTCHIAFDEATAILAGDALQTLAFDILASGPLSADGEPHRVAMISELAKASGASGMCMGQALDLDAEGKQVGLERLETIHRHKTGALIRCAVRLGALAAGDKGLAVLPHLNAYADAIGLAFQVQDDILDVVSDTETLGKPQGSDIELEKSTYPALLGLDGAKAKAQQLYQQALHALSAIPYNTEQLEVFARYVIERNN, encoded by the coding sequence ATCACTTCAGTTTTACCAAGCGCGCAGCAATCAGCAACTCGGGGACTGGATCGATACCCAGCCTTTTGCCGACCTGCCGCTGATCAAAGCGATGAAGCACGGTGCCCTGCTTGGCGGCAAACGCGCCCGGCCGTTTCTCACCTATGTGACCGGTGAAATGCTCGGAGCCAGCGTGGCTGATCTCGATACACCGGCCGCCGCGGTGGAGTGCATCCATGCGTACTCACTGATCCATGATGACCTGCCAGCGATGGATGACGACGATCTACGTCGCGGCCAACCGACCTGCCATATTGCTTTTGATGAAGCGACGGCGATTCTGGCCGGTGACGCGCTGCAAACCCTGGCGTTTGATATTCTGGCCTCCGGCCCTTTGAGTGCCGACGGAGAGCCCCATCGGGTAGCCATGATCAGCGAACTGGCCAAAGCCTCTGGTGCCAGTGGCATGTGTATGGGCCAGGCCCTTGATCTGGATGCCGAAGGCAAACAGGTAGGCCTTGAGCGGCTCGAAACCATCCATCGTCACAAAACCGGGGCGCTGATCCGCTGTGCGGTTCGTCTGGGTGCGCTGGCTGCCGGGGACAAAGGACTTGCTGTTCTGCCCCACCTAAATGCCTATGCCGATGCAATTGGTTTGGCGTTTCAAGTCCAAGACGATATTCTAGACGTAGTAAGTGATACCGAAACCCTGGGCAAACCGCAGGGTTCAGATATCGAGCTGGAAAAAAGTACCTATCCTGCTCTTCTCGGGTTGGATGGCGCAAAGGCAAAAGCTCAGCAACTGTACCAACAGGCACTACACGCATTGAGTGCAATACCTTACAATACAGAACAATTAGAAGTTTTTGCCCGATACGTCATCGAGCGCAATAACTAA
- the nrdR gene encoding transcriptional regulator NrdR codes for MHCPFCGANDTKVIDSRLVADGHQVRRRRQCLACSERYTTFETAELVMPRVIKTNGNRDPFNEDKLRGGIQRALEKRPVSADDIERAINTIKSRLRATGEREVPSEMIGNLVMEALKELDKVAYIRFASVYRSFEDIREFGEEIAKLEK; via the coding sequence ATGCATTGTCCTTTTTGTGGTGCGAATGACACCAAAGTAATAGATTCTCGATTGGTGGCCGATGGCCATCAGGTTCGTCGCCGCCGTCAATGCCTAGCATGCAGTGAACGTTACACGACGTTTGAAACGGCTGAACTGGTGATGCCTCGGGTGATCAAAACCAATGGTAACCGTGACCCGTTCAATGAAGATAAATTGCGCGGTGGGATCCAGCGTGCGTTGGAAAAGCGCCCTGTCAGCGCCGATGACATCGAGCGCGCCATCAATACCATCAAGTCACGCCTGCGGGCGACCGGTGAGCGCGAAGTGCCGTCGGAAATGATCGGTAACCTGGTGATGGAAGCCTTGAAAGAGCTCGATAAAGTGGCTTATATCCGCTTTGCTTCCGTCTACCGCAGTTTTGAAGACATTCGTGAGTTTGGTGAAGAAATCGCTAAACTGGAAAAATAA
- the glyA gene encoding serine hydroxymethyltransferase has translation MLKRDMNIADYDAELFAAIQEETARQEEHIELIASENYTSPRVMEAQGSQLTNKYAEGYPGKRYYGGCEYVDKAEQLAIDRACQLFGAEYANVQPHSGSQANNAVYMALLNAGDTVLGMSLAHGGHLTHGSPVNFSGKLYNIIPYGIDEQGQIDYAEVEALALEHKPKMIIGGFSAYSQIVDWKRMREIADKVGAYFFVDMAHVAGLIAAGVYPNPVPHAHVVTTTTHKTLAGPRGGLILSSAGEDLYKKLNSAVFPGGQGGPLMHVIAAKAVAFKEAMEPEFKDYQARVVENAKAMVGEFLERGYKIVSGSTENHLFLVDLIDKGITGKEADAALGAANITVNKNSVPNDPRSPFVTSGIRVGTPAITRRGFTVEDAKQLANWMCDVMDNIDNPEVIEATKAKVLEICKRLPVYA, from the coding sequence ATGCTAAAGCGCGACATGAATATTGCCGATTACGATGCTGAACTATTTGCAGCGATTCAGGAAGAAACGGCGCGTCAGGAAGAGCACATCGAGTTGATTGCTTCTGAAAACTACACCAGCCCACGCGTGATGGAAGCTCAGGGCTCCCAGCTGACCAACAAGTACGCCGAAGGCTACCCGGGCAAGCGTTACTACGGTGGTTGTGAGTACGTTGACAAAGCCGAGCAGCTAGCGATTGACCGCGCCTGCCAGCTATTTGGTGCCGAGTATGCCAACGTTCAGCCTCACTCTGGCTCTCAAGCCAACAACGCAGTGTACATGGCGCTACTCAATGCTGGTGATACCGTTCTGGGGATGAGCCTGGCACACGGCGGCCACTTGACTCACGGCTCGCCAGTTAACTTCTCGGGCAAGCTATACAACATCATCCCTTACGGCATCGATGAGCAGGGCCAGATCGATTATGCCGAAGTGGAAGCTTTGGCTCTTGAGCACAAGCCAAAAATGATCATCGGCGGTTTCTCTGCCTACTCTCAGATTGTTGACTGGAAGCGCATGCGCGAGATCGCCGACAAAGTCGGTGCGTACTTCTTCGTGGACATGGCGCATGTTGCCGGTTTGATTGCCGCAGGCGTTTACCCGAACCCGGTTCCGCATGCCCATGTCGTGACGACGACCACGCACAAAACGTTGGCGGGCCCGCGAGGCGGCCTGATCCTGTCATCGGCCGGGGAAGACCTTTACAAGAAGCTGAACTCAGCCGTATTCCCGGGTGGCCAGGGCGGTCCTTTGATGCATGTGATTGCAGCGAAGGCGGTGGCATTCAAAGAAGCGATGGAGCCGGAGTTCAAAGACTACCAGGCCCGCGTGGTTGAAAATGCCAAGGCCATGGTCGGCGAATTCCTGGAGCGCGGTTACAAGATTGTCTCTGGCAGCACAGAGAACCACCTGTTCCTGGTTGATCTGATCGACAAGGGGATCACCGGTAAAGAAGCCGACGCGGCGCTGGGTGCTGCCAACATCACGGTGAACAAGAACAGCGTACCGAATGATCCGCGCAGCCCGTTTGTGACGTCGGGTATCCGTGTTGGTACGCCAGCGATCACCCGCCGTGGCTTTACCGTTGAGGATGCCAAGCAACTGGCGAACTGGATGTGTGATGTGATGGATAACATCGACAACCCAGAAGTGATTGAAGCGACCAAGGCGAAGGTGCTGGAGATCTGTAAGCGCCTACCTGTTTACGCATAA
- the ribD gene encoding bifunctional diaminohydroxyphosphoribosylaminopyrimidine deaminase/5-amino-6-(5-phosphoribosylamino)uracil reductase RibD: MFSSIDHAMMLRAISLAKNGQYTTTPNPNVGCVIAHGDEIVGEGYHYRAGEPHAEVFALRAAGEKAKGATAYVTLEPCSHYGRTPPCAEALVKAGVERVVCAMVDPNPKVAGRGIAILQQADIDVQTGLLEQDAEALNPGFIKVMKTGLPYVQLKLAASLDGRTALANGKSKWITGPAARADVQRYRAKAGAILSTSATVLADDPSLNVRWQELGEDIQQDYPEAELRQPVRVVIDSQNRVTPQHRLVSLPGKTLLARKQADTLEWPQDVEQLVMPAGEGIDLRALMVELAKHNINHIWVEAGAGLAGGLLQAGLVDELILYQAPKLMGSDSRGLVDLNGLVSMAQVPELSISDVRMVGGDVRITSRIQHHIQSDLLNADKE, translated from the coding sequence ATGTTCTCATCTATCGACCATGCCATGATGCTCCGCGCAATCTCGTTGGCGAAGAACGGTCAGTACACTACCACCCCTAACCCCAATGTCGGCTGTGTGATCGCCCATGGCGATGAAATTGTCGGCGAAGGCTATCATTACCGTGCGGGCGAACCCCATGCTGAAGTGTTTGCGCTGCGTGCTGCTGGTGAAAAGGCAAAAGGGGCAACGGCGTATGTCACGCTGGAGCCTTGCTCTCACTATGGCCGGACCCCGCCATGTGCCGAAGCGCTGGTCAAGGCCGGCGTTGAACGTGTGGTCTGCGCGATGGTGGATCCCAACCCGAAAGTTGCCGGGCGAGGCATAGCCATCCTGCAACAGGCCGATATTGACGTGCAAACAGGCTTGTTGGAGCAAGATGCCGAAGCGTTGAATCCAGGGTTTATCAAGGTGATGAAGACCGGCCTGCCGTATGTCCAGCTCAAGCTGGCAGCCAGCCTTGACGGTCGTACCGCCTTGGCCAATGGCAAAAGCAAGTGGATCACGGGGCCGGCCGCCAGGGCGGATGTCCAGCGTTACCGAGCCAAGGCCGGGGCTATTTTGTCGACCAGCGCGACGGTATTGGCCGATGACCCGTCGTTGAACGTCCGTTGGCAGGAACTGGGTGAGGACATCCAGCAGGATTATCCTGAGGCGGAACTGCGACAGCCGGTGCGCGTGGTGATCGATAGCCAGAACCGGGTGACACCGCAGCACCGTCTGGTTAGCCTGCCGGGTAAAACGCTACTGGCAAGAAAGCAGGCCGATACGCTGGAATGGCCGCAGGATGTAGAACAACTGGTTATGCCAGCAGGCGAGGGGATTGACCTCCGTGCGCTGATGGTTGAGCTGGCGAAGCACAATATTAACCATATCTGGGTGGAAGCGGGCGCTGGCCTTGCTGGCGGCCTGTTGCAGGCGGGGTTGGTGGATGAGCTGATCCTGTACCAGGCCCCCAAGTTGATGGGCAGCGATAGCCGTGGCCTGGTGGATCTCAACGGGCTGGTGTCGATGGCCCAGGTTCCCGAACTGAGCATCTCGGATGTACGAATGGTCGGCGGTGATGTGCGTATCACTTCCCGTATTCAGCATCACATCCAATCTGATTTACTCAATGCAGACAAAGAATAA
- the thiL gene encoding thiamine-phosphate kinase has translation MANEFDLIARYFEHQAVKRKDVPLAIGDDCALLEVPEGSQLAVSTDSLVAGTHFLAEADPAWVAHKALASNLSDLAAMGATPAWVSLALTMPKPDEAWLAGFCEGFFALAEYYNVQLVGGDTTKGPLSITLTVHGFIPKGKALTRSGAHSGDWIYVTGNLGDSAAGLALLLGQRTVDDPMLESTLLERHHKAQPRILAGQALRGIASAALDISDGLISDLGHILQRSGVSAEIDVDKLPLSPELEAFEPERDKALQLALASGEEYELCFTVPEQNRGAVDIALAHSGVKATCIGQLRPGQGTRLVRDGQPLNWQLHGYDHFAE, from the coding sequence ATGGCAAACGAATTTGATCTGATCGCCCGGTACTTTGAGCACCAGGCCGTGAAACGAAAAGATGTGCCTTTGGCAATCGGTGACGATTGTGCCTTGCTGGAGGTACCGGAAGGGAGCCAGCTGGCCGTCAGTACCGACTCGCTGGTTGCGGGGACCCACTTTCTGGCCGAGGCTGATCCGGCCTGGGTTGCCCACAAGGCCCTGGCCTCCAACCTCAGTGATTTGGCCGCCATGGGGGCGACGCCGGCTTGGGTTTCGCTGGCTCTGACTATGCCCAAGCCTGATGAGGCCTGGCTGGCAGGGTTCTGCGAGGGCTTTTTCGCCTTGGCCGAGTATTACAATGTCCAGCTAGTGGGCGGTGACACCACCAAGGGGCCGCTCAGTATCACCCTGACCGTGCATGGTTTTATTCCTAAGGGTAAAGCCTTGACCCGCAGCGGCGCCCACTCAGGTGACTGGATCTACGTCACCGGAAATTTGGGGGATAGTGCCGCCGGCCTGGCATTGCTGCTGGGACAGAGGACAGTCGATGATCCGATGCTCGAGTCAACTTTGCTTGAGCGCCACCACAAGGCACAGCCTCGTATTCTGGCTGGACAGGCATTGCGCGGAATAGCCTCGGCCGCATTGGATATCTCGGATGGCCTGATTAGCGACCTCGGGCATATTTTGCAACGCTCAGGGGTGTCAGCAGAAATTGACGTTGATAAACTACCTCTTTCGCCAGAGCTGGAAGCCTTTGAGCCTGAGCGGGATAAAGCGTTGCAGCTAGCCTTGGCCAGTGGCGAAGAATATGAGTTGTGCTTTACGGTGCCGGAGCAGAATCGGGGCGCAGTAGATATCGCCTTGGCCCACAGTGGCGTAAAGGCAACCTGTATTGGCCAGTTGCGACCGGGGCAGGGGACTCGCTTGGTACGCGATGGCCAGCCGCTAAACTGGCAGCTGCACGGATATGATCATTTTGCGGAGTAA
- the dxs gene encoding 1-deoxy-D-xylulose-5-phosphate synthase has translation MTLDISKYPHLALANTPDELRLLPAESLPAVCDELRTYLLNSVSQSSGHFASGLGAVELTVALHYVYNTPFDHLIWDVGHQAYPHKILTGRRDQMPTIRQKGGVHPFPWREESEYDVLSVGHSSTSISAGLGMAIAADKEGLGRKVVSVIGDGAITAGMAFEAMNHAGDVHSDMLVILNDNEMSISENVGALNNHLARLLSGNLYTTIREGGKKVLSGAPPIKELVKRAEEHLKGMVVPGTMFEELGFNYIGPIDGHDVEELVKTLKNMRNLKGPQFLHIMTKKGKGYAPAEADPINYHAVPKFDLTQNPIPKAKSQPTFSNVFGDWLCDMAEQDEKLMAITPAMREGSGMVRFSKEYPSQYFDVAIAEQHAVTLATGMAIGGYHPVVAIYSTFLQRGYDQLIHDIAIMDLPVMFAIDRGGLVGADGQTHQGAFDLSFMRCIPNMVIMAPSDENECRQMLYTGHIHQGPSAVRYPRGSGTGIATAREMTALPIGKGVVRRQGEKIAILSFGTMLSYALEAAESLNATVADMRFVKPLDEALILELAASHDVLVTVEENAIAGGAGSGVNEFLMKQKVLKPVLNLGLPDRFIEQGTQAELHAMLEIDGPGIEKQIRAYLD, from the coding sequence ATGACACTGGATATTTCAAAATACCCTCATCTGGCGTTGGCCAACACACCAGATGAGTTACGCCTGCTGCCAGCAGAGAGCCTGCCGGCGGTGTGCGACGAGCTACGTACCTACCTACTGAATTCTGTCAGCCAGAGCAGTGGCCACTTTGCCTCTGGTCTGGGTGCCGTCGAGTTAACCGTCGCTCTGCATTATGTATACAACACCCCTTTCGATCACCTGATTTGGGATGTCGGTCACCAGGCCTACCCGCACAAGATCCTGACTGGGCGCCGTGACCAGATGCCGACTATCCGCCAGAAAGGCGGGGTACACCCCTTCCCGTGGCGTGAAGAAAGCGAATACGATGTCCTGTCGGTCGGTCATTCGTCAACCTCGATCAGTGCCGGTCTGGGGATGGCTATCGCAGCAGACAAAGAAGGTCTGGGCCGCAAGGTCGTCAGTGTCATTGGTGACGGTGCCATCACCGCCGGAATGGCTTTCGAGGCGATGAACCATGCCGGTGATGTCCATTCGGACATGCTGGTGATCCTCAACGACAACGAAATGTCGATTTCGGAAAATGTCGGTGCCCTTAACAATCACCTTGCGCGCCTGCTGTCCGGTAACCTTTACACCACTATCCGTGAAGGCGGTAAAAAAGTCCTTTCCGGTGCGCCACCGATCAAAGAGCTGGTCAAACGTGCCGAAGAGCATCTCAAAGGCATGGTGGTTCCTGGCACCATGTTCGAAGAGCTGGGCTTTAATTACATCGGCCCAATTGACGGCCACGATGTCGAAGAGCTGGTCAAAACCCTCAAGAACATGCGCAACCTCAAGGGTCCGCAGTTCCTGCACATCATGACCAAGAAAGGCAAAGGCTATGCCCCTGCCGAGGCCGACCCGATCAACTACCACGCGGTACCCAAGTTTGATCTGACCCAGAACCCGATCCCGAAAGCCAAAAGCCAGCCGACATTCTCCAATGTCTTCGGTGACTGGCTGTGCGACATGGCCGAGCAAGACGAAAAGCTGATGGCTATCACGCCGGCGATGCGCGAAGGCTCTGGCATGGTCCGCTTCTCCAAAGAGTACCCGTCACAGTATTTCGACGTGGCGATTGCCGAGCAGCATGCCGTGACCCTGGCCACAGGTATGGCGATTGGTGGCTACCACCCGGTTGTGGCGATTTACTCGACCTTCCTGCAGCGGGGCTATGATCAGCTGATCCATGATATCGCCATTATGGATCTGCCGGTCATGTTTGCCATCGACCGGGGTGGACTGGTCGGTGCCGACGGCCAAACCCACCAAGGGGCCTTCGACCTAAGCTTTATGCGCTGCATTCCGAATATGGTGATCATGGCGCCGAGCGATGAAAACGAGTGCCGCCAGATGCTCTACACCGGCCACATTCACCAAGGTCCGAGTGCGGTGCGTTACCCTCGCGGCAGCGGTACGGGCATTGCAACCGCGCGAGAAATGACGGCATTGCCCATCGGTAAAGGGGTGGTTCGCCGCCAAGGCGAGAAAATCGCTATCCTCAGCTTCGGTACCATGCTGAGCTACGCGCTTGAGGCTGCCGAAAGCCTCAATGCGACCGTCGCCGACATGCGCTTTGTCAAACCGCTGGATGAGGCTCTGATCCTCGAGCTGGCTGCCAGCCACGACGTGTTGGTCACGGTGGAAGAAAATGCCATCGCCGGCGGTGCAGGCAGCGGTGTCAACGAGTTCCTGATGAAACAGAAGGTGCTCAAGCCGGTACTGAACCTCGGCCTGCCGGACCGCTTCATTGAACAAGGCACCCAAGCCGAACTCCATGCGATGCTGGAAATTGACGGCCCGGGGATCGAGAAACAGATCCGCGCTTATCTCGACTAA
- the nusB gene encoding transcription antitermination factor NusB, whose translation MGVSVKPAARRNARHFAVQAIYSWQITKGNVADIEQHFLSGDNFEEEEHQADAPALAAPHTDVAYFRDLLTGVVLNHQELDSKMRPYLSRPLQDLDQMELALLRLAMYEMMKRDDVPFKVVINEAIELAKAFGAEDSHKFVNGVLDKAAPSLRKK comes from the coding sequence ATGGGGGTTAGTGTGAAACCAGCCGCACGTCGTAACGCACGTCACTTTGCTGTACAAGCAATCTATTCTTGGCAAATTACCAAAGGTAACGTTGCAGATATCGAGCAACATTTCCTTTCTGGCGACAACTTTGAAGAAGAAGAGCACCAGGCAGATGCCCCGGCGCTAGCAGCACCACATACCGACGTAGCTTACTTCCGTGATCTACTGACCGGTGTTGTTCTGAACCACCAGGAGCTGGACAGCAAGATGCGTCCTTACCTGTCGCGTCCGCTTCAGGATCTGGACCAAATGGAACTGGCGCTACTTCGTCTTGCCATGTACGAGATGATGAAGCGTGATGACGTACCATTCAAAGTGGTGATCAACGAAGCAATCGAACTGGCGAAAGCCTTCGGTGCAGAAGACAGCCACAAGTTTGTGAATGGTGTGCTGGACAAGGCAGCACCATCACTTCGCAAGAAGTAA
- a CDS encoding YitT family protein, whose translation MTPPYIRSVVLSGYHHSLKENIIAILTGTFIVAQGVFFLQQADLLTGGTTGLALLISQFVDLSFGQLYFMMNCPFYLMAWFRMGRSFAVTSVISGGLVSIITDNLHHVLEISRLEPLYCALIGGLLMGLGMLILFRHKTSLGGFNVLVLFLQEKMGWSAGKLQMGIDITILVASFFLVSPMVLLFSVVGAFMLNLVLAMNHKPGRYSGELKPQAS comes from the coding sequence ATGACGCCTCCATACATAAGGAGTGTTGTCTTGAGCGGTTATCATCATTCACTGAAAGAAAATATCATTGCTATTCTTACCGGTACTTTCATCGTTGCCCAAGGGGTTTTCTTTCTCCAACAAGCCGATCTTCTCACCGGCGGAACCACTGGCCTGGCCCTGCTGATCAGCCAGTTTGTCGATCTGTCCTTTGGCCAGCTGTACTTTATGATGAACTGCCCGTTTTACCTGATGGCCTGGTTCCGTATGGGCAGGAGCTTTGCGGTCACTAGCGTGATTTCCGGCGGTCTGGTATCCATCATTACCGACAACCTCCACCACGTTTTGGAGATCAGCCGCCTCGAACCGCTTTACTGCGCCCTGATCGGTGGCTTGCTGATGGGCTTGGGTATGCTGATCCTATTTCGCCATAAAACCAGCCTGGGTGGCTTCAACGTGCTGGTACTGTTTCTTCAGGAAAAAATGGGCTGGTCGGCCGGCAAGCTGCAGATGGGGATTGATATCACCATTTTGGTGGCTTCTTTCTTCCTGGTCAGCCCGATGGTATTGCTATTCTCGGTCGTCGGCGCTTTCATGCTGAACCTGGTTCTGGCGATGAACCACAAACCAGGCCGCTACAGCGGTGAGCTAAAGCCGCAGGCAAGTTAA
- the pgpA gene encoding phosphatidylglycerophosphatase A — protein sequence MVANPKDKINLKNPWHLLATGFGSGLSPIIPGTMGTVAAIPLYLLMVQLPFTVYLLITVVAAFIGITICQKTSDDMGVHDHGSIVWDEFVGFWITMAIAPVVSWQWVLAGFVLFRFFDMVKPWPISWLDKHVHGGLGIMVDDILAGFMAMIALWGLGHWLGW from the coding sequence ATTGTGGCAAACCCGAAAGACAAGATTAACCTGAAAAACCCATGGCATTTGTTGGCGACCGGTTTTGGTAGCGGCCTTTCTCCAATCATACCGGGTACCATGGGAACCGTGGCAGCGATCCCGTTGTATTTGCTGATGGTGCAGTTGCCTTTCACGGTCTACCTGCTGATCACCGTGGTGGCTGCCTTTATCGGTATTACGATTTGCCAGAAAACCTCTGATGATATGGGTGTCCATGATCACGGCAGCATTGTCTGGGATGAGTTCGTCGGTTTCTGGATCACCATGGCGATAGCCCCTGTTGTGAGTTGGCAGTGGGTCCTGGCGGGGTTTGTGCTGTTCCGCTTTTTCGATATGGTTAAGCCATGGCCGATCAGCTGGCTCGACAAGCATGTCCACGGTGGGCTTGGCATCATGGTCGATGATATCTTGGCCGGTTTCATGGCGATGATTGCTCTCTGGGGCCTTGGTCACTGGCTGGGTTGGTAA
- the ribE gene encoding 6,7-dimethyl-8-ribityllumazine synthase, with the protein MKVIEGAIAAPNAKVAIVISRFNSFINESLLEGALDALKRQGQVSDDNITVVRCPGAYELPLVAQQVAKSDRYDAIVALGSVIRGGTPHFDYVAGECNKGLAQVALEYNTPVAFGVLTVDSIEQAIERAGTKAGNKGAEAALSALEMVNVLSQIES; encoded by the coding sequence ATGAAGGTAATCGAAGGCGCCATCGCGGCACCAAACGCAAAAGTTGCTATCGTAATTTCACGCTTTAACAGCTTCATCAATGAAAGCTTGCTAGAAGGCGCGCTAGACGCTCTGAAACGTCAGGGTCAGGTAAGCGACGACAACATCACTGTTGTTCGTTGTCCGGGTGCATACGAGCTTCCGCTTGTGGCACAGCAAGTTGCTAAAAGCGATCGTTATGACGCTATCGTTGCGCTTGGCTCTGTGATCCGTGGCGGTACGCCACATTTTGATTATGTTGCCGGTGAGTGTAACAAAGGTCTGGCACAGGTTGCGCTTGAGTACAATACTCCAGTAGCATTCGGTGTTCTGACTGTAGATTCTATCGAACAAGCCATTGAGCGTGCCGGTACCAAGGCTGGTAATAAAGGGGCAGAGGCTGCACTAAGCGCGCTTGAAATGGTTAATGTCCTGTCCCAAATTGAATCCTAA
- a CDS encoding riboflavin synthase: MFTGIIEAVGTITALTPKGKDISVTVDSGKLDLSDVKLGDSIATNGVCLTVVALTGSGYVADLSLETLKRTAFVNYRTGQKVNLEKAMLPTTRFGGHMVSGHVDDVAEVIERTHTGRAIEFWLKAPAHLAKYISEKGSVAVDGISLTVNAIRGDEFKLTIVPHTASETTMEAFAAGRKVNLEVDVIARYLERLMLGEKAAEPKSEVSMDLLARSGFLR; this comes from the coding sequence ATGTTTACTGGCATTATTGAAGCCGTGGGTACAATTACGGCCCTGACCCCAAAAGGCAAAGACATTTCTGTGACGGTGGACTCCGGCAAGCTGGACCTATCCGATGTAAAATTGGGTGACAGTATTGCAACCAACGGTGTGTGTCTGACTGTGGTAGCACTGACTGGCTCGGGCTACGTGGCTGATTTGTCGCTAGAAACCCTCAAGCGTACCGCATTTGTCAATTACCGTACTGGGCAGAAGGTTAACCTCGAGAAAGCCATGCTGCCAACCACCCGTTTCGGTGGCCATATGGTATCTGGTCATGTCGATGATGTGGCCGAGGTGATTGAGCGTACCCATACCGGCCGTGCGATTGAGTTTTGGCTCAAGGCTCCGGCTCATCTGGCCAAATATATTTCGGAGAAAGGCTCGGTGGCTGTCGATGGCATTAGCCTGACGGTCAATGCTATCCGGGGCGACGAGTTCAAGCTGACCATCGTGCCGCATACCGCATCAGAAACCACCATGGAAGCGTTCGCCGCTGGCCGCAAGGTTAACCTGGAAGTTGACGTGATTGCCCGTTACCTCGAGCGCTTGATGCTGGGCGAGAAGGCTGCAGAGCCGAAGTCAGAAGTTTCTATGGATTTGCTGGCCCGCAGCGGGTTCCTTCGATAA
- the ribBA gene encoding bifunctional 3,4-dihydroxy-2-butanone-4-phosphate synthase/GTP cyclohydrolase II encodes MALSSAKEIIEDIRLGKMVILMDDEDRENEGDLIIAAEKITPEAINFMARHGRGLICLTLTKSRCKQLKLPLMVQDNTEQFSTNFTVSIEAAEGVTTGISASDRAVTVQAAVAPDASPADIVMPGHIFPLMAQEGGVLARAGHTEAGCDVARLAGLEPASVIVEILNEDGTMARRPDLEVFAQQHGLKLGTIADLIEYRNNNETTIERVAQCTLPTEFGDFEMITYRDTIDNQVHYALQKGDVVDGEPTLVRVHLQDTFKDILHSGATQWTLPSAMKRIADEGGVLVVLSKAESQESIITKVQHMAAQEEGKPGVKLNPKDQSRQVGVGSQILADLGVSKMRLLSSSTQRYHSLSGFGLEAIEYICE; translated from the coding sequence ATGGCTCTAAGCAGTGCAAAGGAAATCATCGAAGATATCCGCCTAGGTAAGATGGTTATCCTGATGGATGACGAAGATCGTGAAAATGAAGGCGATCTGATCATTGCGGCGGAAAAAATCACCCCCGAGGCAATTAACTTCATGGCCCGCCATGGCCGTGGTTTGATCTGCCTGACCTTGACCAAGTCGCGCTGTAAGCAGCTTAAGCTGCCTCTCATGGTGCAGGACAATACCGAGCAGTTCAGCACCAACTTCACCGTGTCGATTGAAGCGGCTGAAGGCGTGACGACGGGGATTTCGGCATCAGACCGGGCTGTGACCGTGCAGGCAGCCGTGGCGCCTGATGCGTCGCCAGCTGATATTGTGATGCCCGGCCATATCTTCCCACTGATGGCGCAGGAAGGCGGTGTTCTTGCCCGTGCCGGTCACACCGAAGCCGGCTGTGATGTGGCCCGTTTGGCAGGCCTTGAGCCAGCGAGCGTGATTGTTGAGATCCTCAACGAAGACGGTACCATGGCGCGCCGCCCGGATCTTGAAGTGTTTGCGCAGCAGCACGGCCTGAAGCTGGGTACCATTGCGGATCTGATTGAGTACCGCAATAACAACGAAACCACTATCGAGCGTGTCGCGCAGTGTACGCTGCCAACCGAATTCGGTGATTTCGAGATGATCACCTACCGTGACACCATCGACAACCAGGTGCACTACGCTCTGCAAAAAGGCGATGTTGTTGACGGTGAGCCGACTTTGGTCCGTGTCCACCTGCAAGATACGTTCAAGGATATTCTCCACTCGGGGGCAACCCAGTGGACACTGCCGTCGGCGATGAAGCGCATTGCCGACGAAGGCGGGGTATTGGTGGTTCTGAGCAAGGCTGAAAGCCAGGAATCGATCATTACCAAGGTACAGCACATGGCGGCTCAGGAAGAAGGCAAGCCGGGCGTGAAACTGAATCCGAAAGATCAATCGCGCCAGGTTGGCGTGGGCTCTCAAATCTTGGCTGATCTGGGCGTTTCTAAAATGCGCCTGCTGTCATCGAGTACTCAGCGCTACCATTCGCTATCGGGTTTTGGCCTCGAAGCGATTGAATATATTTGCGAATAA